A genomic region of Nymphaea colorata isolate Beijing-Zhang1983 chromosome 2, ASM883128v2, whole genome shotgun sequence contains the following coding sequences:
- the LOC116248759 gene encoding pistil-specific extensin-like protein, which yields MGSSREDRPPVQGPKPAPLKMKKDSGGMIRKPPVPPPTQRRSPLIIYVKSPKIIHTKARDFMALVQRLTGKSPTTPPPSSSTSPSPSPSPPPRPSSFAPPISQAAPTSACFGASLALDGTSTNLGISHEIPLNVDAFFGDDVVIDAKPYQMLPPRAMLSAMPSNLQISPSPKTYPKLLEITTPMIFGAPNSLEMNPFLSVQRPVPLINQTAASSGFDIDFTTRSGLHSW from the coding sequence ATGGGTTCCTCGAGGGAAGACAGACCGCCAGTTCAGGGGCCAAAGCCCGCACCTCTCAAGATGAAGAAGGACTCCGGCGGCATGATCAGGAAGCCACCAGTCCCACCACCAACGCAGCGTCGCTCCCCCCTCATCATCTACGTCAAATCACCCAAGATCATCCACACCAAGGCCCGCGACTTCATGGCCCTCGTGCAGCGCCTCACTGGCAAATCCCCGACGACACCACCTCCATCCTCCTCcacgtcgccgtcgccgtcgccgtcaccgCCCCCGCGGCCTTCGTCCTTTGCTCCACCCATCTCGCAGGCCGCCCCCACGTCCGCTTGTTTCGGCGCATCTCTCGCCCTCGACGGGACGTCGACGAACCTCGGAATTTCCCATGAAATTCCTCTCAACGTCGACGCTTTTTTCGGAGACGACGTCGTCATAGATGCGAAGCCTTACCAGATGCTTCCCCCCAGAGCAATGCTCTCCGCCATGCCGTCGAACCTGCAAATTTCGCCGTCGCCCAAGACATATCCTAAGTTGCTCGAAATAACTACTCCCATGATTTTCGGCGCGCCAAACTCGCTGGAGATGAATCCCTTCCTGTCAGTGCAAAGACCAGTGCCTCTGATCAACCAAACCGCTGCCTCTTCAGGCTTCGATATTGATTTCACCACCCGCTCAGGTTTGCATAGCTGGTAG
- the LOC116246829 gene encoding steroid 5-alpha-reductase DET2, translated as MSVFREFMFPNPPSVFLTALPIFHLVSTSAAGLLEARGNPMKYSKFWNVKDSLTGSSSSGGVNISSRRAMLLCYTPAFLIAAASFTLTGNHPRSLLLSSALLLHFLKRILEVLFVHKYSGGIALKAASSISFSYATSTFSLVYCQSFAQGHSDPAIDLKFYGVFLFLLGVAGNFYHHDLLARLRKEGGGYKIPTGGLFPLVVCPHYLFEILGFVGIAFISQTIYGFSNALCTAMYLTGRSYATRRWYATKFEDFPTGVKALIPFLF; from the exons atgtccGTCTTCCGGGAGTTCATGTTTCCAAACCCACCGTCGGTCTTTCTGACGGCGCTGCCCATCTTCCACCTGGTTTCTACGTCCGCCGCCGGCCTCTTGGAGGCGAGAGGCAATCCCATGAAATACTCCAAGTTCTGGAACGTCAAAGACAGTCTCACCGGCTCCTCCTCCTCTGGTGGCGTAAACATCTCCAGCAGACGAGCGATGCTTCTCTGCTACACGCCGGCCTTCCTCATAGCCGCAGCCTCTTTTACGCTCACCGGCAACCATCCGCGGTCGCTGCTGCTGAGCTCCGCACTCCTTCTTCATTTCCTCAAAAGGATTCTTGAG GTGTTGTTCGTCCATAAATACAGTGGAGGAATAGCACTCAAGGCAGCCAGTAGTATCAGTTTCAGCTACGCTACCTCCACTTTTTCATTGGTCTACTGCCAAAGCTTCGCACAAGGACATTCAGATCCGGCGATCGACTTGAAATTTTACGGcgtctttcttttccttttgggtGTGGCCGGCAACTTTTACCACCATGACCTTCTTGCAAGGTTAAGGAAAGAGGGCGGTGGCTACAAAATTCCAACCGGAGGCCTCTTCCCTTTGGTGGTATGTCCACACTATCTTTTCGAAATCCTGGGGTTTGTGGGGATTGCATTCATCTCGCAGACGATCTACGGCTTCTCTAATGCCCTGTGTACCGCCATGTATCTGACGGGAAGAAGCTATGCTACCAGAAGGTGGTATGCCACCAAATTTGAAGATTTCCCTACCGGAGTGAAGGCACTTATTCCCTTCCTCTTCTAG
- the LOC116249037 gene encoding heme oxygenase 1, chloroplastic-like: MAARGGKTFVEEMRSIAMKFHVGEFMDGKWEPTLEGYLQSLVDSQIVFATLENIVLEAKHLAYVELRNTGLERKEKIEKDVIWFQEQGYPIPTPSPSGIAYSSYLEGISMGDPAAFVCHFYNIYFAHTAGGRIIGKKVSNKLLKNHELNFYKWDGELGQLMQNARERLNQIAQNWSTEERRHCLEETKTSFHYSLQILNSIWR; encoded by the exons ATGGCTGCGAGAGGGGGGAAAACATTTGTGGAGGAGATGAGGAGCATAGCAATGAAGTTTCATGTTGGGGAGTTCATGGATGGCAAATGGGAGCCAACGCTTGAAGGGTATCTCCAATCTCTGGTGGACAGCCAAATCGTCTTCGCCACTCTTGAAAACATTGTCTTGGAGGCTAAACACCTCGCAT aTGTGGAGCTCCGGAACACGGGGCTGGAAAGGAAGGAGAAGATAGAGAAGGACGTGATCTGGTTCCAGGAGCAAGGCTACCCCATCCCTACACCGTCGCCCTCTGGAATCGCCTACTCTTCGTATCTGGAAGGAATTTCGATGGGAGATCCCGCTGCTTTCGTTTGTCACTTCTACAACATATATTTTGCGCACACTGCAGGCGGCCGCATAATTGGAAAGAAG GTTTCTAATAAATTATTGAAGAATCATGAACTGAATTTCTACAAGTGGGACGGGGAACTCGGCCAACTGATGCAGAACGCCAGGGAGAGGCTCAACCAAATTGCTCAA AACTGGTCCACAGAAGAAAGAAGACATTGTTTGGAAGAGACCAAGACATCATTCCACTACTCACTTCAGATATTAAATTCAATATGGCGCTAA